The following are from one region of the candidate division KSB1 bacterium genome:
- a CDS encoding VWA domain-containing protein, whose amino-acid sequence MKSLNLLLSVPPAVFAAAVFAAVLFTFFIYRRTNPIVSKSLRLALAALRAAAVVLLLAVCCEAVIRLIYEQQQRPILAVALDHSASMNVEDAFGRRSESAAAILKNPLWRDLRQKYELKWFLFADRPRPIAESALDSIAYAGDETNISSALAEIAAQSDRRRLSGILLISDGAYTNGGHPMRAAEDLSVPIFAVGVGSAEPLPDAAVLQVDSPAFAFLGRPVTLQVSLHTGGLEAFTAPLSLIQEGRVVTEKTITVPPSPADLRTTLEYTPTNLGRQKLEIFLAPHPSEKIIANNKKTVYIDVLKSKINILLIAGSITPDISFLRRNIDADRYNLEWIARRSAAGDFYRPFPTDAELDQIDLFILYDFPTRDTVPAAQRLAAALQRRSRPLLLILGENVSPNELSRLSDVIPFDQPERLPQPQQVFAELSPLGLTHAAVQLSRNPLDSQRMWTVLPPLSAFWRVRPFSAAEVLVYRKLSPLDASREPLVLVRKEETLKSAAITATQLWRWDLYAGARADRQAALKPLVNSLLSWLETPQIQDRVAVQLEKTTFSFGEKVRAEATVLDERLIPVDNAEVTASVVGASGAVEQRAEALQDGKYVAEWTDLPPGDYRLLINASLGGRPLGQATTLFSIGTYNAELSQTLAQPEVLQETARVSGGDYAPADSVARLLGSLSPAPITAVIISEKLLWNHPAVLSILLVLLFLEWFIRRRKGMV is encoded by the coding sequence ATGAAGTCATTGAATCTCCTGCTTTCTGTTCCTCCGGCCGTCTTTGCTGCGGCAGTTTTTGCCGCCGTTCTCTTTACCTTTTTCATTTATCGTCGCACCAACCCGATTGTTTCGAAAAGCCTGCGTCTTGCGCTTGCCGCTTTGCGAGCCGCAGCCGTCGTTCTTTTGCTGGCGGTCTGTTGTGAGGCGGTGATTCGCCTGATTTATGAACAGCAGCAGCGGCCTATTTTGGCCGTGGCTTTGGATCATTCTGCCAGCATGAACGTCGAGGATGCCTTCGGGCGCCGCAGTGAGAGCGCTGCCGCGATACTAAAAAATCCGCTTTGGCGAGATTTACGGCAAAAATATGAATTGAAATGGTTCCTGTTTGCAGATCGTCCGCGCCCGATTGCGGAATCGGCATTGGATTCAATCGCTTATGCCGGTGATGAGACGAACATCAGCTCGGCTCTGGCGGAAATCGCTGCGCAATCCGATCGCCGAAGATTGAGCGGCATCCTGCTCATTTCCGACGGCGCTTATACGAACGGCGGTCATCCCATGCGCGCTGCCGAGGATCTGAGTGTACCGATCTTTGCCGTCGGGGTGGGTTCCGCCGAGCCTTTACCCGATGCGGCGGTCCTGCAGGTCGACAGTCCGGCATTCGCTTTTTTAGGCCGTCCGGTGACGCTGCAGGTCTCGCTCCATACCGGCGGCTTGGAAGCTTTTACCGCCCCGCTGTCGCTGATTCAGGAAGGACGAGTTGTCACCGAAAAAACGATCACCGTCCCCCCTTCACCGGCCGATCTGCGAACAACCTTGGAGTATACGCCGACGAATCTCGGCCGACAAAAGCTCGAAATCTTTTTGGCCCCGCATCCGAGCGAAAAGATTATCGCCAATAATAAAAAGACCGTTTATATCGATGTCCTCAAGTCCAAGATCAACATTCTTTTGATCGCCGGCAGCATCACACCGGATATCTCTTTTTTACGTAGGAACATCGATGCCGATCGCTACAATTTGGAATGGATTGCAAGGCGCTCCGCCGCAGGTGACTTTTATCGACCGTTTCCGACCGATGCGGAACTGGATCAAATCGATTTGTTCATTTTATACGATTTTCCGACGCGTGATACGGTTCCCGCAGCCCAAAGACTTGCCGCAGCGCTGCAGCGCCGGTCCCGCCCCTTGTTGCTCATTCTCGGTGAAAACGTTTCGCCGAACGAGTTGTCGCGTTTGAGTGATGTTATTCCTTTCGATCAGCCGGAGAGGCTGCCGCAGCCTCAACAGGTATTTGCCGAGCTCTCGCCGCTCGGCTTAACCCATGCCGCCGTGCAGCTCAGTCGTAATCCTCTAGATTCGCAAAGAATGTGGACCGTCCTGCCGCCGCTTTCGGCTTTTTGGCGCGTTCGCCCTTTTTCCGCAGCAGAGGTCCTTGTCTATCGCAAGCTGTCGCCGCTCGATGCTTCTCGCGAGCCGCTGGTTCTCGTACGTAAAGAAGAGACTTTAAAATCGGCTGCAATTACGGCGACGCAATTGTGGCGGTGGGACCTTTACGCAGGCGCCCGAGCGGACCGCCAGGCCGCTCTCAAGCCGCTGGTCAACTCCCTCCTTTCATGGTTGGAAACGCCGCAGATTCAAGATCGTGTTGCCGTGCAGCTCGAAAAGACTACTTTCAGCTTCGGCGAAAAGGTTCGGGCAGAAGCGACAGTTTTGGATGAAAGGCTCATACCCGTAGACAACGCCGAGGTTACGGCGAGTGTAGTAGGCGCTTCAGGTGCAGTCGAACAACGCGCAGAAGCACTTCAGGATGGAAAATATGTGGCGGAATGGACGGATCTGCCGCCAGGGGATTATCGGCTTTTGATTAATGCTTCGCTCGGCGGTCGCCCTTTGGGGCAAGCGACGACGCTTTTTTCCATCGGCACGTACAATGCAGAACTGTCGCAGACTTTGGCGCAACCGGAGGTGCTGCAGGAAACGGCGCGCGTCTCAGGGGGCGACTATGCTCCGGCTGATTCCGTGGCGCGTCTGCTCGGCAGCCTCTCCCCCGCTCCAATAACTGCGGTGATCATCTCTGAAAAACTGCTTTGGAATCATCCCGCCGTGCTGAGCATTCTTTTAGTTTTGCTTTTCCTCGAATGGTTCATCCGCCGGCGCAAGGGAATGGTGTGA
- the tsaD gene encoding tRNA (adenosine(37)-N6)-threonylcarbamoyltransferase complex transferase subunit TsaD — protein MRQLTFIIREALQSAQIGFEQVEGIAVTCGPGLAGSLLVGLCAAKGLAMTLNVPYIGINHLEGHLAAAAVDGEPLKYPFIALVVSGGHTLLVHGEKPFSYRIIGRTIDDAAGEAFDKAAKILGLGYPGGPAVEKAGREGDPQRVHLPRALLDRDNLDFSFSGLKTAVLYLIRRLLQEGQPVPTADIAASFQQAVADVLVAKTMRAVETAPIRELILAGGVMRNTIIRTAFQAACQEKGIEFRVPSPLLCTDNAGMIARAGHSRLTAGMRSNWSLDVYPNLSLDQPLN, from the coding sequence TATGCGGCAGCTGACGTTCATCATCCGCGAAGCTTTGCAGAGTGCTCAAATCGGTTTCGAGCAGGTCGAAGGCATTGCGGTGACTTGCGGCCCCGGTCTCGCCGGTTCTCTGCTGGTCGGTCTTTGTGCGGCGAAAGGCCTGGCCATGACTCTGAATGTACCGTATATCGGCATCAATCATCTCGAAGGTCATTTGGCTGCGGCGGCAGTAGACGGCGAGCCGTTAAAGTATCCGTTCATCGCCCTGGTGGTGTCGGGCGGACACACGTTGCTGGTGCATGGAGAAAAGCCCTTTTCCTATCGCATCATCGGCCGAACGATCGACGATGCTGCCGGCGAGGCCTTTGACAAGGCGGCGAAAATCCTGGGACTCGGTTATCCCGGCGGACCGGCCGTTGAGAAAGCAGGTCGAGAAGGCGATCCGCAACGCGTTCATTTGCCCAGGGCGCTTCTCGATCGCGACAATCTCGACTTCAGCTTCAGCGGCCTCAAGACGGCGGTTCTCTATCTTATTCGCCGACTTTTGCAGGAAGGACAGCCGGTTCCGACAGCCGACATCGCCGCAAGCTTTCAACAGGCCGTGGCCGACGTTCTGGTCGCCAAAACAATGCGCGCTGTAGAAACAGCCCCCATTCGGGAGCTGATTTTAGCCGGCGGCGTGATGCGAAATACGATTATACGCACTGCCTTCCAGGCGGCATGCCAGGAAAAAGGCATCGAGTTTCGCGTTCCCTCTCCGCTGCTCTGCACCGACAACGCCGGAATGATCGCCCGCGCCGGCCACTCGCGACTGACAGCCGGCATGCGCTCGAATTGGAGCCTCGACGTTTACCCCAACCTCAGTCTCGATCAACCCCTCAATTGA